A window of bacterium genomic DNA:
ACCATATTGGCGACATCTTCACACTTGTCGGTTGCTATCTCGATCCGATCGTAAATTTCTTTCCATTTTATAACCATTATCGGATCGTCACAAGGCGTATTAAAAAGGTCCCCTAATGCTTGTCGAAAAGCCTTATCACTCACATTCTCCAGTCGGTGAATTGTTACGAGCACATCATGGATTGCCGCTCGGTTGGCTTTGCTGGAGAGGCTTTGTACTGCTTTAACCGTTGCGTCGGTAATTTGAACCAAAAGATTGATCAAAGGCACTAAGTCCGGACGAGCTGTCTTTAATTGATAGAGCACAGCCCTTGCAGCGCCGGCTTCTATGTGGTCGGTGATGTCATCAAGCGCTCCGGATAGCGAACGTAAATCCTCTTTATCAAGTGGGGTAACAAAAGTCGCGTCAACTTTGTTGGCAAGTTGGTGGGTTAATTCATCGCCTTCATGCTCAATCTGCTCGATAAGACAGACGTGATCGTTTAGATGTTCGAAGTCTTGTGCCAAAGCAAGAAAGGCAAGTGCGGCTCGATGAGCTGTTACT
This region includes:
- a CDS encoding DUF47 family protein, with the protein product MKKFGKEDLFYKILEQQAVTAHRAALAFLALAQDFEHLNDHVCLIEQIEHEGDELTHQLANKVDATFVTPLDKEDLRSLSGALDDITDHIEAGAARAVLYQLKTARPDLVPLINLLVQITDATVKAVQSLSSKANRAAIHDVLVTIHRLENVSDKAFRQALGDLFNTPCDDPIMVIKWKEIYDRIEIATDKCEDVANMV